In Esox lucius isolate fEsoLuc1 chromosome 3, fEsoLuc1.pri, whole genome shotgun sequence, the sequence CTTCTGATGACCGGGTGTCTGGCTTTACCGCACCCTAATCTAAACAGACAACCCTCCACGGTTAGATTTAAGAAAGAATACGTAGTACCAGGAGGGCTTGCAATTATAGTGTAGACTTTACTGTTGCTGTTCCATGTCGACAACCTGTGCTTAAAAATTCAGTAGGCCCGTTCACACAAAGCCCTCCCCACACTTCACTTAGTGTAACTTGAGACTCAAGCTATATTTCTCTTCCAGAAATATCACACCTCGCTGCTGTCTGAAGGTTTACCACAAAGACCCTGAACAGGCCTTCAATCGCAGCAGTGCACGGCCCAACTACAGCGACAGCAGAGTGAGTGAAGCCCAAGCCCCGACAGAACCAATACCAAGCACACCACCTCCCTTAAGTACCTTAAATCCACCTGTCTAGTGCTCTACCCTTGACATCAAGGAAGCTTCCGGGTTCTAAATCCCTAACCAGGGGCTCATGTGAGACACACAGGGATGAAAGCAGCCTTGTGTGTTTTCATCAGCGGTGGAAGCAGGATAAGACGTTTTTTTCCTCCCCCTGTCTGTGTTTGGCTGTATCTACCAGATTTTGATTCCTGTTGACGCTGAGATTTTGTTAGAGGAATCAATCTTAAATGAGCCTCCAGAATCCACTGAGCAGACGGACGGGATTCCATTTGATCCTTCAGAGATGTAGCTTTCCGTTGAACTCTTAGGAAATGCGATGACTGGATTCCTCTGTAGCACCAATCGGCATACCATCATTCTGATAATGTAGTAAATGCTCTCCTATGAACCCCATTAGCCATGTTATAGTGTCCTGATATATGGGCTGAACTGAATCCATGCAACGTGTCACCAGCCTTCTGAGGCTTGCTCCCATTCTGGTTAACAAAAGACAAGTATTTAGACTTGACTTGTCTGTACCACTGTGACATGTGCAAACTGTCTACGAAACAGTTCCGTTAGGATAGTGTGGACCGTCGCTTATGTCACATAGAAAGCAAACCAGAGGAAAGGAATACAGGAGCCACCCGAGCCGTGTGTCTCAACAACAAGGGTTTGTGGCTGATTTTGTGTGGCGGTCTGACAAAGCTGCCCTGTGTTGTTCCTGTTCCAGGACACACTGGACTGTTCGCGTCGTATTTCTCAGCAGTTGTCAGGGACTGTTGTAAAGGACTGGGTCGTGGATTGCTTGAGAAGCATCGTTTTTTTCCGGCTATAAGCATTCACGGAGTCAGGGTTCCACGATGGATTGGGAGCCATGTAATCCGGCTGGGAAAGGAGCTCAGATTCCTTCGGTGGGTGTTGTACTGGGGGAGCATGTTGCATTGTGGTCGGAGGACAGAGTGTTGCTAAGGGATCAGAGGTCCTGTGGCTCTAGAGACCAGAGTGTTCTGGTAGTTGTACCGTATCCAGCCTTGTGTTACGACACCAGAAGATGTGAAGTCCTTAGAATACTGCATTTATCTCACCCCTTAAAGCAGGCTCAACTCACTTTAAGATTACAGTGTTTATACACGGTCAGCAGTAGTTTGGATTTTCCTCACCTCCGAGGCACTGATAAGCAGAAGTGATTTAGACCCGTAGATTAAAGAATGTATGACTTTTGCACTGGTCTGGAATGCGTGCCCCAACATGAAAATATTGCTTTGTGGAACGTCATTACTGTACCCAGTGGTAAGACAGCCAGCATGTTTTGTCAGGGAATGTCtaggaggagacagaggtgaTTGATGATGCCCCTGTTCAAAAATATTTCCTGTTAGAGGCACTCtacatttttttggttttcacAGGATGAGCAAAATTTCATGTGGATTAACTTGATACTGTAGTTCCATTGTGTTAGGCCTATGTTGAACGTCTGTCTGCTTTGTGGACATACTGCAGTAGCAATGCTATGATCCAAAGGTCATGAAGAGATTTATGTGTGAAATactacaacaacacagtggacAGCTTGTTTTGTACAACCTGGCTATTCTGTGATGTACAATTTAGCATAAAAACATGACTTGTTTATTACGCTTTTTGCTTTATCCACAGCCTCAGAGAATTAGGTCACCTGACTGTGGGGTAAAGAACATTTTTATCTGTTGTGACACTCCACCGTCATTTATTATGATTTAATAATCCCTATGAAAAACCTGAAAGCCAGTAAGCCAACACCCTCTTACCTCATGAGACGGTTTTAAAATTCTCTGATCACTGTTTAAATCGGCTGAACGGTTGACAGTAAAGCACCTGCAGCACACGGGTTAGGAGCAGTGTAAGTACCAAATATATCCTTATAGTCATATCTATAGTCTTCCAGTATGTCACTGTTCTTTTGACAGTATCGtggtttttatgtgtgtgtagcATTTTCAATGATTAGCCTACTTATGCTTAGATTAGCTGCTGTACAGCGTTCTGATTTACACGACGACAGACAACCGTGGATGAATGCACTGTTGCACAGAACGGTGTCAGGAGTCAGTCTTACATGACAATATGattatgtaaaaataaagttttcGAAGTGCTGTCCTCAAATAGCTCAAGAATGAAGAACACGAAAGTTGCTGTTCAGGGAGTATTATAAATTGGGATTTCCTCATGTTGGGTATTGAACTTGACCTGCACACTTAACACTTAACACACTTAACTGTGTGTGAAAAAGACTGTTCAGCTTCCTCTCATTTCTCTTACGCTGAGTCGGACTACGGCCTTAGACAAAACAGAGGCAACATTAAAATGAGCATTTTGACATCCGTGAAAGTGGAGGCAACAGAAGAAAATTTACTTTGAAACTATTGAGATTGATTCCTTACTTTGTTTTGGGGGGCACAGAAATACTGCTGACCTAATGACAGCGAGTCTGTCTGAGTAACCTCTTATATTTTACCAAAAAAGTAATTTTAAGATGTTTTCAGTGAATTTTCCCCTGTGTTCAGATACCAAGGGAGATGCTATATGGAAGCCACAGTCCTGTCCACACTTTACACTCCACCCGAAGTCCTGTCCAAGCCGTACAGAGGTCCATGTCTCCCCCCACGGCCCGCTCCAtgccctcctccccctccaggatcccCTTTGGCTCCCGGGTTGGAGGCGGGGTGCCGGGAAGCTCCACCCTCCCCAGGGCCAGCATTTCCAGCGGACCCCCCTGCAGGTCTGCCACCCCCTGCCCGAGCGCCATCCTGGAGAGGAGGGACGTCAGACCCGACGAGGACCTGGGCGGCAAGAGCATGACGCCGGGGCGCTCCGAAGGGATCTACGCCGGCGTGGCCGATCCCTACGCCCTCCAGGAGGGCCGACTGAGTATGACCTCCTCCCAGGGGGGCAGCCACGCGGGGGAGGTGGTGGACATGGGCGGGGTCCACCGGGCCAAGTGCACGGCCTCCTACACAGAGAGCCAGGAGCACCGGCACCAGCAACCCCTGTACAGACAGAAGTCCCGGAGGTACGGGGAGAGCCAGGGACTGCCGCCGCTCGGCACCAAAACCCCTCCCCCGTCCCCTCACAGAGGGAGCGAGGTCCGGATGATCAACAACCCTTTGGCCATGGAGAGGGGGGGGCCTGTTCGCCAGTCACTCCGGAGGGAGAGTAACGGGAACGCGGGGGAGGTGGTGAACAGAACCAGGGACAGCGTGTCCTCCGTGTCCTCCTCTCCGGTGTTCATGGAGTCCCCGCAAGGTCACCACGGAGACCGGCTGTTCCAGGGGCCCATCTCTCCCAGtgacccccaaaccaggtaagaCAAGTAATGCAGAGCAAAGCTGGCCCCTCTGACACTAAATAGCACTTGAACTTGGTTATGGAAGTAGATAGGGCAGCACTATATAATACAGTATTGTTGTAATATATAGTACAGTATATAGTACAGTattgtacattgtttttagaaacTATGCAACACTATGTTGTTAGAAACTACATTGCTTTTTTTTCCAGTCAGCGAATGAAAGCCATGGAACAACAGATTGCCAGCCTGGCTGGACTTGTTCAACATGCACTTGCTATTGGGCCAGCGGAGATAGATGGGAGGACTGTTTCTCGTTCCCATGTCAACAACAGCGCAGGTACTTGTTACACAAATTTATTAGGGTTTTACAAACTCACGCTTCAGTTAGTTTTAGTGTAGTTTCTAATATGGAGAATGGAAGTTTGAGTGTGTCTGCCCCACTTctgttggaaatgtgttttataagaagcaaataaacaatttcaaatatataCAGGCTGGGTGCTTAAACTTTTTAACATATCAGAAGAAAACAAGACATGCATAGAAAACACCAGAAATACAGAAATCAAAATACAGacaccacaaaacaaaacaaacaaaaatcctCATTCCCCCCCCCTTTCCCAAATTATAAGTGGCTCTGCCCCACTTATAATCTTGCACAATAGTAACTCACAGAACTGTGTCCCACTGACCTTTGTAGGAGTGTCCCCAGTTCCTCCAGCCAAAAGCCCCGCCCTCCCGGCAGACGGCCCCAGTGTCTCTCAGGGCCCTCCCCCTGACCGCGCCCTGCAGGGCACACTGACCACGGTCCGGAGGAATGTCACTGACCTGCGACAGCAGCTTCAACAACTCAGACAGCTACAGGTACTCAGGACGTAATGGAAGTCGTTTTGGGGCGCGCTCCTGTCATTTCCCCCGGGTCTTGTATACATCAGGTGGGTATGTGGGAAGGCCAGTGAAACCAGTGCGTACGGTCCGTTGGCAGATGCAGAACCAGGACAGCGTGACGGTGATGCTGAGGAGAGCCGAGCAGGAGCTGGCCGCCGTCATGTCAGAGAATCTGCAGAGACAGAGGCAAGAGTCAAAGCCCGGCCAGAGACAGAGGGTCATGGTGGACGAGGAGAGACACAAGTACCTGACCATGGAGGACAGAGTGTTAGCCCAACTCAGGTAAAGCTTTAGAAACAGTGTAGTGCCAGGACGAACATCTTCAAGGGCTTTCCTTACTTGATACACTTAATATTGCTACAGTCAGGTCCTTATGTGTTGGATTAGAATTTAATTTGCTATAGTAGCCTTAGAATACAGAATTAAACAAGAAACAGTAGTTTGGCTATACTGCAGCAGCATTGTGAGCATGGTCTTGGGTTGTAATGTGTGGTTATATACTGTAactgaataattatttacagCTAAAGTAGGCTACTCAGGATTAAGCTAACAGATCAGATTCAGGTGAACCACTATAGTCAATGTTATGCGACGGATTACAATTCAGTCCTACCAAGAGTATTGTGAAATGGGACGCTTAAAATGGGACATTTACGATTTGTAATGGAAATGTGTTCCACAATACTGACTAATTGTCCCATTCTCACAATACTCACCCAATTAAAGGGGTAAATGTACAGATATGTCTCTACTGATTTGGGTACATACAGTAACCCAGCAAGGGAATAAGCCAGTGGCTTTCTGCCAAAACAATACGCTCCTGATGTTGcacaatatttaaatgagcGCTAATGAGGCTGTTTGGTGCATGCGATCTTGGAGGTCTGTGGAACACTGCGATAGGAGAGATGAGTCAGGGGAGTCAAAGCCAGTGTCTTTCCTTGCTAACGTCAACTCATTGGACCACATTCATCTTGGAGATAAACTCACTGGGGAGTTTACATACTGAGTTATCTTTGGTAGCTGTTAAGTCATCTTGAGAGCACCATTTGGGTGGGAGATTAGACATTGCCAAACAGCTACTTATCACACTTTCTCATGCTTACTTTCACCCTTATGGATGTTGACTCCTATTTAGGTCCAGACATGTATGTACTTGGTTCTCTGTTGGCACAATATATAAACTGGCTATTAATGTTGATTGACAGAAAGTTGTGGCATACGAGGCTGTACACCATAggtatgacaaaacatttattttgacatttctAATTGCATCCATAGCTAATATCAATTAGGCACTTTGGGGGTTTGTGCTATATGGACACTATATAATTTCTAAGGGCTACATCCGGGCTCTCCACTATCACATTGTGTCTCAGAACAGCTCTAAGCTATGGTAGGTATTAGCAATGTGCCACGCCTGCTTGTGTCTTGTTGTCCATTAATAAACAGTCTGGCTCAAGCCCTGAAAGCTAATTGGCTAAAAGCTGTGATATATCAGACAGTATAATATTAGTACGTTGATAACCAGTTTATATGTATACCACAGATGAGCAGTTTATCCAATGATTCTGCCTTGTGTCTTGCATAATCAGTATCCCTCCCCCGCTATGCATTGTTGCTTAAGTGTATGTAGGTTGTTGTTATGTCATCTTGAGATCACAGTTTGGGTGGGGAAAAATGTATTGGGAAACAACTACTTCTAGCACTTTCTCACGCTTACCTTTGTTTTTCCAGATAGTGTATCCTTTATAGGTCTGGACAAGCATGTACTTGATTTGTGACTGGATTAATCAGTCGCTTCAAACAGTCAAACTATTATGGTTCCCTTATATTTGTCCCTTTATGATGTATTTCGGCGGGAAAGtaatgaaataaaacactgtTACATTAGTCGCGGCCCTTGTTTATCGTTTAGCTGAACTGTTTGTGTGAAATAAGTTGTTTGTGGACTACTTTGATTGCAGTGGTTGACACAGAGGCCGCTCTTGTCACAGTGTTGTCAACAAACAGCTTCTGACTGAGCATGTCGAACAGGTTTCTCATTTGGCTGTAATAGCAGCCGTGGGAACACTCCTCCTGACAGTGCTAGCTTAGAACTGGATAGAAGGGTTATGGGAAGCTGActgtgtttttacatttatgCTGTGAAGGTTTGACGATGAACTCAATGTATGGTGTCTTATGTACATTGTTGGAGACATCCCTATTCTAAAACCATGGTGGTTGAAAGGAGATGCAACAACTGTTATTAAACTGTGAGCACAATATTAACACTAGACTATTTGCCTATCATTAATGACTTTCTTtgtcattagtgttattttcttaccattttgttattttaaggtattttttttaattatgtctTCCTTTGGGAATGGCTGGAGTTGCAATATAATGGTCAGATGTGCAACGTCTGTCTCCCAGGGAGCTGGAGGACTATGTGGATCGTCTGAAGAGGGACTCTGGGCCCTCCGCTCCGGGCCTGCTGTCGGTCACCCTCAGGGACGTGGAGGAGGGAGCGGTCAACCTCAGGAGGGTGGGAGAGGCGTTGGCCAGGCTGAAAGGTTAGAGGCTAGCACGCCGGCAACCGCCACTGGAAAACGTTGTTCAGGTCATTCACAGTTACGGTAGCGGTGTTAAATAAATCTGTCCGTTACCACAGCTAGGTACGTCGTGGAAGGGTTAGGGCAAAGGCTTGTTGAATAGCCAGTGACAGCATTAGGAGATAACTGGGCGTgactctccccctccacccccaacTCCCGTTCATGTTGCTAGGTGAGTTCCCCAGCCTGCAGGGGAAGATGCGGGCGGTGTTACGGGTGGAGGTAGAGGCTGTGCGCTTCCTGAAGGAGGAGCCTCAGAAGATGGACAGCATGCTGAAGCGGGTGAAAGCCCTGACGGAGGCCCTCAGCGCTCTCAGAAGGTACACGCTGACCCTGTACACCATTGACGCCGCTTGTGGAGGGGATTGGCGGTGAGAGTTATCCAATAAAGTCCCGTTCGTTCCTTTCAGACGCGTCACCGAGAATCATCCTCAGCCCCCGGAGCCCGGAGCGTACAAAGCAGCCGAGGGCGCCAAGACTGCCGATGCCGAGTCCGATCCCGGCCCGAAGAATCTGCCCACCGTGGAGTCCCCCAAACCCCAACCCAGGTCATCCGTCAAGCCCTCCCTACCCCAGCCCCAGGGTCCGAACCCTGCAGGAAGGCCCGACGCGGCCCCCGCCTCGCCTGTCGTGGCCCACCGCGTGAAGAGCTCTCCGGTCAGCAAGCAGCCGTGCCACCACGCGGCGGCCCTGCCGCACCACCCCAGCCCCCCTTTGACCCCCACCTTTGGCCGAGACTCCCCGACCGTGGCCAAGGTCAGTCCACGTAGCCGGGAGAGCAGCCCGGCCCTGCAGAAGAGGGGGGTGCCCTGGTGCGGAGACGGACCGGGCAGCTCCGTAGCGGCCACGCGGCCACCTGGGTCAGAGGAAATCCACAACTACAGGGGCAGCATCAAAAACAGAGGGATGGACATGGAGGTATACGTCTGACATATATCCTCAGCGATCCTCTTATTGTCTTTACAGGGACAAGGTGTTATAATACACATAATAACTGAATAAACAGGCTTCTTTCTCACAATCTCAGTAAAGTATGAGTGCGTTCCCCATTGACACGTAATGTCCAGCGCGCTGTCCATCCTCCCATCAGGTTGCAGAGAGAGCGGGGGACCTGGAAGAAGAGAGGCCACCGCAGAGCTCAGCCACCCCAGCTGGGAGTGAGTTTGAGCAGATCCTGGAGGAGGCCAAGGCCAGCCTCATGAGGGCCATACCGGACCTGGAGGTGAccgaggaggggaggagggagtcaAAGTCTCCCCTTccacctctacctccacctgtgCCCGACACCGCTCCGGACGCGGAGGTGCCCCTCGACATTCCACTGCCAGACGAGGTCGATGCCCCTCAACTTGCTGAGGTCCCCCTTCCAGGTGAGGAACGGCAAACCTTAAGGGTGAACATTGTCAGAAATGTTGGAATAACGTGccttctgttttgttctgttttcccGGTTCTGTTCAGGattaatcttttttatttatactaAACTTAATCTGAgactttaatttttttcttcacgCTTGGGGAAAGATGCgtatgtatttttcatgttttacacGCTGCTATGCATTTTccttgtgcgtgcgtgtgtatgtgtcgTCTTCTGACAGAACCCCCTCAACCAGGTAATGTGTCCACTGAGGCGACAGTACAGGCCAGCCCGGAGCCGCACAGGCCGATGGTGGAGAAGCCTCGCAGGCccagtgtggagagagagacgaagAACAGCTCAGAGAGAGTTGGAAAgtctcctccacccccaccgCCGCGGAGGCTCTTCCCCTCACCGTCAGGCCCAGGGCTGACCACAGGGAGGTCTGGAGAAGTCATCTTTACCACCAGAATGGAAGTGGCCCCCGCCAAGGTGTGTGACTCATTTGTTTGTTTCACCTTGCCAAGCAGCATTCCCAGACAGCTCTCTTCATCGCTTGGCACCTCATGAAGGCAGCTTCACTTGTCGGACAGTTTTTTCTGCCGGCTGTCTACGAAAGAGTAATCTGAGTATCCAGAA encodes:
- the si:ch211-207d6.2 gene encoding sickle tail protein homolog isoform X1; translated protein: MTSKSSRLGRPSSAGSKQPSQRKECQAGSRSCMLRVGERLMRAGSEGNLHVVRPKPAQRKPPEEGPQQSGAAAAKESGNNNPRLSSPEDLEHLHRQQNPLNQNHNSEPRSPSTVPRRYTIGGQAPRSARDPLTMQHAEVERKKEVFLEHLKKRYPHHAAVIMGHQDHLREHTRSPQHSASPQLALGEQLEHLSVTSLESLEAMSEGEGPATFTRGCRARASLPVARSANQTKDRSPGVIYLQYAEETKQVRMPDEISSGDTIRALFVSAFPHLLTVKMLESPTVAVYIKDDSRNMYHELTDVRNITPRCCLKVYHKDPEQAFNRSSARPNYSDSRIPREMLYGSHSPVHTLHSTRSPVQAVQRSMSPPTARSMPSSPSRIPFGSRVGGGVPGSSTLPRASISSGPPCRSATPCPSAILERRDVRPDEDLGGKSMTPGRSEGIYAGVADPYALQEGRLSMTSSQGGSHAGEVVDMGGVHRAKCTASYTESQEHRHQQPLYRQKSRRYGESQGLPPLGTKTPPPSPHRGSEVRMINNPLAMERGGPVRQSLRRESNGNAGEVVNRTRDSVSSVSSSPVFMESPQGHHGDRLFQGPISPSDPQTSQRMKAMEQQIASLAGLVQHALAIGPAEIDGRTVSRSHVNNSAGVSPVPPAKSPALPADGPSVSQGPPPDRALQGTLTTVRRNVTDLRQQLQQLRQLQMQNQDSVTVMLRRAEQELAAVMSENLQRQRQESKPGQRQRVMVDEERHKYLTMEDRVLAQLRELEDYVDRLKRDSGPSAPGLLSVTLRDVEEGAVNLRRVGEALARLKGEFPSLQGKMRAVLRVEVEAVRFLKEEPQKMDSMLKRVKALTEALSALRRRVTENHPQPPEPGAYKAAEGAKTADAESDPGPKNLPTVESPKPQPRSSVKPSLPQPQGPNPAGRPDAAPASPVVAHRVKSSPVSKQPCHHAAALPHHPSPPLTPTFGRDSPTVAKVSPRSRESSPALQKRGVPWCGDGPGSSVAATRPPGSEEIHNYRGSIKNRGMDMEVAERAGDLEEERPPQSSATPAGSEFEQILEEAKASLMRAIPDLEVTEEGRRESKSPLPPLPPPVPDTAPDAEVPLDIPLPDEVDAPQLAEVPLPEPPQPGNVSTEATVQASPEPHRPMVEKPRRPSVERETKNSSERVGKSPPPPPPRRLFPSPSGPGLTTGRSGEVIFTTRMEVAPAKDYKEEAAPQPSPKTTRQPPEVKPKPHTTSLITASTEPEEEEDEEDEDEEDTFMKELQVFQKYTLRDVGTKCVLDLTSTASQVRQIETDSSLSANHPKESQNHQEKTDENRLDTDTNSPRVMYYITCQTSNEKELDVLPLGRTDQLEGTVSLSQNTSGSPSSRTSLSASPKFRQQPAGSPEKPEGKTQKLPDSQRQFRQTF
- the si:ch211-207d6.2 gene encoding sickle tail protein homolog isoform X2, producing MTSKSSRLGRPSSAGSKQPSQRKECQAGSRSCMLRVGERLMRAGSEGNLHVVRPKPAQRKPPEEGPQQSGAAAAKESGNNNPRLSSPEDLEHLHRQQNPLNQNHNSEPRSPSTVPRRYTIGGQAPRSARDPLTMQHAEVERKKEVFLEHLKKRYPHHAAVIMGHQDHLREHTRSPQHSASPQLALGEQLEHLSVTSLESLEAMSEGEGPATFTRGCRARASLPVARSANQTKDRSPGVIYLQYAEETKQVRMPDEISSGDTIRALFVSAFPHLLTVKMLESPTVAVYIKDDSRNMYHELTDVRNITPRCCLKVYHKDPEQAFNRSSARPNYSDSRIPREMLYGSHSPVHTLHSTRSPVQAVQRSMSPPTARSMPSSPSRIPFGSRVGGGVPGSSTLPRASISSGPPCRSATPCPSAILERRDVRPDEDLGGKSMTPGRSEGIYAGVADPYALQEGRLSMTSSQGGSHAGEVVDMGGVHRAKCTASYTESQEHRHQQPLYRQKSRRYGESQGLPPLGTKTPPPSPHRGSEVRMINNPLAMERGGPVRQSLRRESNGNAGEVVNRTRDSVSSVSSSPVFMESPQGHHGDRLFQGPISPSDPQTSQRMKAMEQQIASLAGLVQHALAIGPAEIDGRTVSRSHVNNSAGVSPVPPAKSPALPADGPSVSQGPPPDRALQGTLTTVRRNVTDLRQQLQQLRQLQMQNQDSVTVMLRRAEQELAAVMSENLQRQRQESKPGQRQRVMVDEERHKYLTMEDRVLAQLRELEDYVDRLKRDSGPSAPGLLSVTLRDVEEGAVNLRRVGEALARLKGEFPSLQGKMRAVLRVEVEAVRFLKEEPQKMDSMLKRVKALTEALSALRRRVTENHPQPPEPGAYKAAEGAKTADAESDPGPKNLPTVESPKPQPRSSVKPSLPQPQGPNPAGRPDAAPASPVVAHRVKSSPVSKQPCHHAAALPHHPSPPLTPTFGRDSPTVAKVSPRSRESSPALQKRGVPWCGDGPGSSVAATRPPGSEEIHNYRGSIKNRGMDMEVAERAGDLEEERPPQSSATPAGSEFEQILEEAKASLMRAIPDLEVTEEGRRESKSPLPPLPPPVPDTAPDAEVPLDIPLPDEVDAPQLAEVPLPEPPQPGNVSTEATVQASPEPHRPMVEKPRRPSVERETKNSSERVGKSPPPPPPRRLFPSPSGPGLTTGRSGEVIFTTRMEVAPAKDYKEEAAPQPSPKTTRQPPEVKPKPHTTSLITASTEPEEEEDEEDEDEEDTFMKELQVFQKYTLRDVGTKCVLDLTSTASQVRQIETDSSLSANHPKNTSGSPSSRTSLSASPKFRQQPAGSPEKPEGKTQKLPDSQRQFRQTF